The Humulus lupulus chromosome 3, drHumLupu1.1, whole genome shotgun sequence genome window below encodes:
- the LOC133823200 gene encoding uncharacterized protein LOC133823200 isoform X1 gives MASTSAISLCFFPKISLRSHFHNHRPQLQPYHRAHGGLLPTALSLRRRGFRFSLLMVRVTASSRAEGGSRRPASGRRVYRHSQTQSSSLSAAPVKQVASFVVPAGLFLAVTFVLWKVVEKLLVPKPKKPSNVEEKTPKQGLEWSFAAGTNLLSGLGAKIDRESKQKLNDFAKELRAFSVVDMSGCNFGDEGLVFLAERFAYNQTLEGVSFAGNGITVAGLKAFDGILQSNIILKTLDLSGNPIGDDGAKCLSEILVNNTGITKLQLNSANLGDEGAKAIAEMLKKNSTLRFLELNNNMIEFSGFASLAGALLENKTIRDLQLNGNYGGALGANSLSKGLEGNKSLKELHLHGNSIGDEGIRALIDGLCSHKGKLTRLEIGNNSISAKGAFHVAEFIKKSKSLTTLNISMNDVGDEGAERIGDALRENRTVKSLDLAGNNIHVKGVGVIAKALKDNSIIMTLELGYNPVGPEGAESLCEVLKFHGNINMLKLGWCQLGAKGAEFMADMLRYNSTLSNLDLRGNGLRDEGAKCIARSLRVVNEALTSLDLGFNEIRDDGAFAIAQALKANEDVRITHLNLSRNLMTKFGHSALSDARDHVYEMTEKEVEVVF, from the exons ATGGCTTCCACTTCTGCCATTTCCCTATGCTTTTTTCCCAAG ATTTCACTGCGTTCCCATTTCCACAACCATAGACCACAACTCCAACCCTATCATCGTGCCCATGGGGGTCTCTTGCCCACTGCTCTGTCGCTCAGGAGGAGAGGCTTTAGGTTTTCACTTTTAATGGTGAGAGTTACTGCTTCTTCTAGGGCTGAAGGAGGCTCGAGGAGGCCCGCATCTGGCCGGAGAGTCTATCGGCACTCTCAAACCCAGAGCTCGTCGTTATCCGCTGCTCCGGTGAAACAAGTTGCTTCTTTTGTGGTCCCGGCTGGCTTGTTTTTGGCCGTCACTTTTG TTTTGTGGAAGGTGGTGGAGAAACTTCTTGTCCCAAAACCCAAGAAGCCTTCTAATGTGGAAGAAAAAACGCCCAAACAAGGCTTGGAGTGGTCCTTTGCTGCTGGCACAAATCTGTTATCAGGGCTTGGAGCAAAGATTGACCGAGAGTCCAAGCAAAAGCTCAATGACTTTGCCAAAGAACTCAGGGCATTTAGCGTTGTTGACATGTCAG GATGTAATTTTGGTGATGAAGGATTAGTTTTTCTTGCTGAAAGGTTCGCATATAATCAG ACACTTGAGGGTGTAAGTTTTGCTGGAAATGGAATAACTGTAGCTGGATTGAAAGCTTTTGATGGTATTCTGCAATCAAACATCATATTAAAGACTCTGGATCTTTCTGGAAACCCTATTGGAGATGATGGAGCTAAG TGCCTAAGTGAAATACTGGTTAATAATACTGGGattactaaacttcagctgaatAGTGCCAACTTGGGGGATGAG GGTGCAAAAGCTATTGCCGAAATGTTGAAGAAAAATTCAACCTTACGTTTTCTTGAACTAAATAACAATATGATTGAATTTTCT GGATTTGCAAGTTTGGCTGGTGCTCTTCTCGAGAATAAGACGATACGGGATTTACAACTTAA TGGCAACTATGGCGGTGCCTTGGGGGCTAATTCTTTGTCTAAAGGACTTGAAGGGAACAAGTCTTTGAAG GAACTTCATTTGCATGGAAATTCGATTGGAGATGAAGGCATACGAGCATTGATCGATGGTTTATGCTCACATAAAG GTAAACTTACCCGTCTAGAAATTGGCAATAACTCAATTAGTGCAAAAGGTGCCTTTCATGTTGCTGAATTTATCAAGAAGAGCAAGAGCTTGACAACGTTGAACATTAGCATGAATGACGTAGGTGATGAG GGAGCTGAACGAATTGGAGATGCATTGAGGGAAAACCGGACAGTAAAAAGTTTAGACTTG GCAGGAAACAACATCCATGTCAAAGGAGTTGGTGTAATAGCAAAAGCTTTGAAAGACAATTCTATCATTATGACC TTGGAACTTGGTTATAATCCCGTTGGTCCAGAAGGTGCAGAATCTTTATGTGAAGTTCTTAAATTTCATGGTAACATCAATATGCTCAAGCTTGGCTGGTGCCAG TTAGGAGCAAAAGGAGCAGAGTTCATGGCTGATATGTTGAGATACAATAGTACTTTATCCAATCTGGATCTGAGGGGAAATGGACTAAGAGATGAA GGTGCAAAGTGCATTGCTCGTAGCTTAAGAGTGGTCAATGAAGCTTTAACTTCGCTAGATCTTGGATTCAATGAGATAAGG GATGATGGGGCCTTTGCCATTGCTCAAGCATTAAAGGCCAATGAAGATGTGCGAATCACTCATCTTAATCTTTCTCGTAACCTGATGACGAAATTTGGACAC AGTGCTCTTTCGGATGCTAGAGATCACGTATATGAGATGACTGAAAAGGAAGTAGAGGTTGTTTTCTAA
- the LOC133823200 gene encoding uncharacterized protein LOC133823200 isoform X2 has protein sequence MASTSAISLCFFPKISLRSHFHNHRPQLQPYHRAHGGLLPTALSLRRRGFRFSLLMVRVTASSRAEGGSRRPASGRRVYRHSQTQSSSLSAAPVKQVASFVVPAGLFLAVTFVLWKVVEKLLVPKPKKPSNVEEKTPKQGLEWSFAAGTNLLSGLGAKIDRESKQKLNDFAKELRAFSVVDMSGCNFGDEGLVFLAERFAYNQTLEGVSFAGNGITVAGLKAFDGILQSNIILKTLDLSGNPIGDDGAKCLSEILVNNTGITKLQLNSANLGDEGAKAIAEMLKKNSTLRFLELNNNMIEFSGFASLAGALLENKTIRDLQLNGNYGGALGANSLSKGLEGNKSLKELHLHGNSIGDEGIRALIDGLCSHKGKLTRLEIGNNSISAKGAFHVAEFIKKSKSLTTLNISMNDGAERIGDALRENRTVKSLDLAGNNIHVKGVGVIAKALKDNSIIMTLELGYNPVGPEGAESLCEVLKFHGNINMLKLGWCQLGAKGAEFMADMLRYNSTLSNLDLRGNGLRDEGAKCIARSLRVVNEALTSLDLGFNEIRDDGAFAIAQALKANEDVRITHLNLSRNLMTKFGHSALSDARDHVYEMTEKEVEVVF, from the exons ATGGCTTCCACTTCTGCCATTTCCCTATGCTTTTTTCCCAAG ATTTCACTGCGTTCCCATTTCCACAACCATAGACCACAACTCCAACCCTATCATCGTGCCCATGGGGGTCTCTTGCCCACTGCTCTGTCGCTCAGGAGGAGAGGCTTTAGGTTTTCACTTTTAATGGTGAGAGTTACTGCTTCTTCTAGGGCTGAAGGAGGCTCGAGGAGGCCCGCATCTGGCCGGAGAGTCTATCGGCACTCTCAAACCCAGAGCTCGTCGTTATCCGCTGCTCCGGTGAAACAAGTTGCTTCTTTTGTGGTCCCGGCTGGCTTGTTTTTGGCCGTCACTTTTG TTTTGTGGAAGGTGGTGGAGAAACTTCTTGTCCCAAAACCCAAGAAGCCTTCTAATGTGGAAGAAAAAACGCCCAAACAAGGCTTGGAGTGGTCCTTTGCTGCTGGCACAAATCTGTTATCAGGGCTTGGAGCAAAGATTGACCGAGAGTCCAAGCAAAAGCTCAATGACTTTGCCAAAGAACTCAGGGCATTTAGCGTTGTTGACATGTCAG GATGTAATTTTGGTGATGAAGGATTAGTTTTTCTTGCTGAAAGGTTCGCATATAATCAG ACACTTGAGGGTGTAAGTTTTGCTGGAAATGGAATAACTGTAGCTGGATTGAAAGCTTTTGATGGTATTCTGCAATCAAACATCATATTAAAGACTCTGGATCTTTCTGGAAACCCTATTGGAGATGATGGAGCTAAG TGCCTAAGTGAAATACTGGTTAATAATACTGGGattactaaacttcagctgaatAGTGCCAACTTGGGGGATGAG GGTGCAAAAGCTATTGCCGAAATGTTGAAGAAAAATTCAACCTTACGTTTTCTTGAACTAAATAACAATATGATTGAATTTTCT GGATTTGCAAGTTTGGCTGGTGCTCTTCTCGAGAATAAGACGATACGGGATTTACAACTTAA TGGCAACTATGGCGGTGCCTTGGGGGCTAATTCTTTGTCTAAAGGACTTGAAGGGAACAAGTCTTTGAAG GAACTTCATTTGCATGGAAATTCGATTGGAGATGAAGGCATACGAGCATTGATCGATGGTTTATGCTCACATAAAG GTAAACTTACCCGTCTAGAAATTGGCAATAACTCAATTAGTGCAAAAGGTGCCTTTCATGTTGCTGAATTTATCAAGAAGAGCAAGAGCTTGACAACGTTGAACATTAGCATGAATGAC GGAGCTGAACGAATTGGAGATGCATTGAGGGAAAACCGGACAGTAAAAAGTTTAGACTTG GCAGGAAACAACATCCATGTCAAAGGAGTTGGTGTAATAGCAAAAGCTTTGAAAGACAATTCTATCATTATGACC TTGGAACTTGGTTATAATCCCGTTGGTCCAGAAGGTGCAGAATCTTTATGTGAAGTTCTTAAATTTCATGGTAACATCAATATGCTCAAGCTTGGCTGGTGCCAG TTAGGAGCAAAAGGAGCAGAGTTCATGGCTGATATGTTGAGATACAATAGTACTTTATCCAATCTGGATCTGAGGGGAAATGGACTAAGAGATGAA GGTGCAAAGTGCATTGCTCGTAGCTTAAGAGTGGTCAATGAAGCTTTAACTTCGCTAGATCTTGGATTCAATGAGATAAGG GATGATGGGGCCTTTGCCATTGCTCAAGCATTAAAGGCCAATGAAGATGTGCGAATCACTCATCTTAATCTTTCTCGTAACCTGATGACGAAATTTGGACAC AGTGCTCTTTCGGATGCTAGAGATCACGTATATGAGATGACTGAAAAGGAAGTAGAGGTTGTTTTCTAA